From Actinopolymorpha cephalotaxi, one genomic window encodes:
- a CDS encoding ABC transporter substrate-binding protein — MNATPGPFGPELSRRRVLEIFGLGAAGAAVLSACGGQHSGNGGGGGGGGGGGGGAGGGGGKGGEFHGAYPYSVPPKGHFNLMSGVTDSIMGGTPYQDLILLPGGMYRWAEKKWEPMLAEKWEFDAKAKTFTYHVRQGLSWSDGKPITSKDVVTTFWCRRIMRQVEWDLIDDVKATDGQTVVFSMKKPSTVLERYAIRQAIFSDATYGKFAKRAQDLFGGGKDLDSPEGKKLNEDLQGYRPKNPAKEFISSGPFTFDFNSITNAQLTLLKKDKGYATDKVLFDRIVLYNGEVPTITPLVLGKQVDYATHGFPVATEKQAIKKGMRIIRPPVYSGPAIFFNQAKLPEFRDPRVRQAIAHAINRNDNGTFALGDSGKGVKFMTGFSDNQVPDWLTDAEQSKLDKYELDPKKAADLLTQAGWKKQGSSWMKPDGKPASYELTFPAEFADWSAAGENAAKQLSAFGIKVTGRGVTFTQQPIDVDKGNFELAIQGWGTSSQPHPHFAFVADLFTHNIPIAANQGGKGMGFELKQTTKAYGKVDLEEVVLSAAQGLDEAEQKRNVAKAAVVFNELLPIVPLFERYGNNPCLEGVRVDKWPADSDPLLQNSPYADNFTIMLMLSGDLKPAGK; from the coding sequence ATGAACGCAACACCAGGCCCGTTCGGGCCCGAGCTCTCCCGGCGACGGGTGCTCGAGATCTTCGGCCTCGGTGCCGCGGGCGCCGCGGTGCTGTCCGCGTGTGGCGGCCAGCACAGCGGTAACGGAGGGGGCGGTGGTGGTGGCGGCGGCGGCGGCGGTGGAGCCGGCGGCGGCGGAGGCAAGGGCGGCGAGTTCCACGGCGCCTATCCGTACTCTGTGCCGCCCAAGGGCCACTTCAACCTGATGAGCGGTGTGACCGACTCGATCATGGGTGGTACGCCGTACCAGGACCTCATTCTTCTCCCCGGCGGCATGTACCGCTGGGCGGAGAAGAAGTGGGAGCCCATGCTGGCCGAGAAGTGGGAGTTCGACGCCAAGGCGAAGACGTTCACCTACCACGTCCGGCAGGGCCTTTCGTGGAGTGACGGCAAGCCGATCACCAGCAAGGACGTCGTGACGACGTTCTGGTGCCGGCGGATCATGCGCCAGGTCGAGTGGGACCTGATCGACGACGTGAAGGCCACCGACGGCCAGACCGTGGTCTTCTCGATGAAGAAGCCGTCGACGGTGCTGGAGCGGTACGCCATCCGGCAGGCGATCTTCTCCGACGCGACCTACGGCAAGTTCGCCAAGCGCGCGCAGGACCTGTTCGGCGGCGGCAAGGACCTCGACAGCCCCGAGGGCAAGAAGCTGAACGAGGACCTGCAGGGCTACCGCCCGAAGAACCCCGCCAAGGAGTTCATCAGCAGCGGCCCCTTCACGTTCGACTTCAACAGCATCACCAACGCCCAGCTGACCCTGCTCAAGAAGGACAAGGGCTACGCCACGGACAAGGTGCTGTTCGACCGGATCGTGCTCTACAACGGCGAGGTGCCCACCATCACCCCGCTGGTGCTCGGCAAGCAGGTCGACTACGCCACCCACGGCTTCCCGGTGGCGACCGAGAAGCAGGCGATCAAGAAGGGGATGCGGATCATCCGGCCGCCGGTCTACTCCGGCCCGGCGATCTTCTTCAACCAGGCCAAGCTGCCCGAGTTCCGCGACCCGCGGGTCCGCCAGGCCATCGCGCACGCGATCAACCGCAACGACAACGGCACGTTCGCGCTCGGTGACTCCGGCAAGGGCGTGAAGTTCATGACCGGCTTCTCCGACAACCAGGTGCCGGACTGGCTGACCGACGCCGAGCAGTCCAAGCTCGACAAGTACGAGCTGGACCCGAAGAAGGCGGCCGACCTGCTCACCCAGGCGGGCTGGAAGAAGCAGGGCAGCTCCTGGATGAAGCCGGACGGCAAGCCGGCGTCGTACGAGCTCACCTTCCCGGCGGAGTTCGCCGACTGGTCGGCGGCCGGTGAGAACGCCGCCAAGCAGCTGTCGGCGTTCGGGATCAAGGTCACCGGCCGCGGGGTCACCTTCACCCAGCAGCCGATCGACGTGGACAAGGGCAACTTCGAGCTGGCGATCCAGGGCTGGGGCACCTCCTCCCAGCCGCACCCGCACTTCGCCTTCGTCGCCGACCTGTTCACACACAACATCCCGATCGCCGCCAACCAGGGCGGCAAGGGCATGGGCTTCGAGCTGAAGCAGACCACCAAGGCGTACGGCAAGGTGGACCTCGAGGAGGTCGTGCTGTCCGCGGCTCAGGGTCTGGACGAGGCCGAGCAGAAGCGCAACGTCGCCAAGGCGGCGGTGGTGTTCAACGAGTTGCTGCCGATCGTGCCGCTGTTCGAGCGGTACGGCAACAACCCGTGCCTGGAGGGCGTCCGGGTGGACAAGTGGCCGGCCGACAGCGACCCGCTGCTGCAGAACTCCCCGTACGCCGACAACTTCACCATCATGTTGATGTTGTCCGGCGACCTGAAGCCGGCCGGCAAGTAG
- a CDS encoding ABC transporter ATP-binding protein: MADGATSGPLLELDGITQVFSTRRGEVRAVDDVTLRLGVGEVLCLVGQSGSGKSTTAKIASGLLRPSDGVVRFEGEDILGSKRPDRSRFKRFRRAVQYVHQDPYASLNPIQDVYTTLSAPLRRHGLVKSRSQARERVAELLAQVGLNPPEMFMPKFPHQMSGGQRQRVAVARALTLEPRLIIADEATSMLDVSIRIELLRMLTKLRTELGVGFLFITHDLAMAKYFGAEGDIAVMHEGKIVEYGPTLRVIEDPQDSYTKALLEAVPEADPDLARRKRAARTAARATAGGAPASGVPAA; this comes from the coding sequence ATGGCTGACGGCGCGACGTCCGGCCCGCTGCTGGAACTCGACGGCATCACGCAGGTGTTCAGCACCCGTCGCGGTGAGGTGCGGGCCGTCGACGACGTGACCCTGCGGCTCGGGGTGGGCGAGGTGCTGTGCCTGGTCGGGCAGAGCGGCTCGGGCAAGAGCACCACGGCGAAGATCGCCTCCGGACTGCTGCGTCCCTCCGACGGTGTGGTGCGGTTCGAGGGCGAGGACATCCTCGGGAGCAAACGCCCGGACAGGAGCCGGTTCAAGCGGTTCCGGCGCGCGGTGCAGTACGTCCACCAGGACCCGTACGCCTCGCTGAACCCGATCCAGGACGTCTACACCACGCTGTCGGCGCCGCTTCGCCGGCACGGCCTGGTGAAGAGCCGGTCCCAGGCGCGGGAGCGGGTGGCCGAACTCCTCGCCCAGGTGGGCCTCAACCCGCCCGAGATGTTCATGCCGAAGTTTCCCCACCAGATGTCGGGTGGGCAGCGCCAGCGGGTGGCCGTCGCCCGGGCGCTGACCCTCGAGCCGCGGTTGATCATCGCGGACGAGGCGACCTCGATGCTCGACGTGTCCATCCGGATCGAGTTGCTGCGCATGCTCACCAAGCTGCGTACCGAACTCGGCGTCGGCTTCCTGTTCATCACCCACGACCTCGCGATGGCGAAGTACTTCGGCGCCGAAGGCGACATCGCGGTGATGCACGAGGGGAAGATCGTCGAGTACGGCCCGACCCTGCGGGTGATCGAGGACCCTCAGGACAGCTACACCAAGGCGCTGCTGGAGGCCGTGCCCGAGGCCGACCCGGACCTCGCCCGGCGCAAGCGTGCGGCCCGCACCGCGGCCAGGGCGACGGCCGGTGGCGCCCCGGCCAGTGGGGTCCCGGCGGCATGA
- a CDS encoding ABC transporter ATP-binding protein codes for MGEGVVEGSNANPTGEPVLSVRDLVVEYKTGQGVHDPAHRAVDGVSFDLYPGESIALIGESGCGKTTLGLGLLRLLPKLGSIPSGSVTYRRRDGSKVDLLKLDNQQLRKFRWSEAAMVFQGAMNSFNPVLKVWDQMYDTVRAHDRSMSKRTAYERSAQVLRDVDLDPDRVLKSYPHELSGGMRQRVLIAMAMLLRPQMLILDEPTTALDILTQRAIVDLIHELHERLDFAMIFVSHDLAVAAELATRVATMYDGKIVEMADVRDIFYRPQHEYTKSLINAVPTVTEERKEVPTNG; via the coding sequence GTGGGAGAAGGCGTAGTCGAGGGTTCGAACGCGAACCCCACTGGCGAGCCGGTCCTGTCGGTACGCGACCTCGTGGTCGAGTACAAGACCGGGCAGGGTGTCCACGACCCGGCCCACCGTGCCGTGGACGGCGTGAGCTTCGACCTCTACCCGGGCGAGAGCATCGCGCTGATCGGGGAGAGCGGCTGCGGGAAGACCACGCTGGGCCTCGGCCTGCTGCGGCTGCTGCCGAAGCTGGGCTCGATCCCGTCGGGGTCGGTGACCTACCGGCGCCGGGACGGCTCGAAGGTCGACCTGCTCAAGCTCGACAACCAGCAGTTGCGGAAGTTCCGCTGGTCCGAGGCCGCCATGGTGTTCCAGGGCGCGATGAACTCCTTCAACCCGGTGCTGAAGGTCTGGGACCAGATGTACGACACCGTTCGGGCGCACGACCGGTCGATGTCGAAGCGGACGGCGTACGAGCGGTCCGCACAGGTCCTTCGCGACGTCGACCTCGACCCCGACCGGGTGCTGAAGTCCTACCCGCACGAGCTGTCCGGCGGTATGCGCCAGCGGGTGCTGATCGCGATGGCGATGCTGCTGCGTCCGCAGATGCTCATCCTGGACGAGCCGACCACCGCGCTGGACATCCTCACCCAGCGGGCGATCGTCGACCTGATCCACGAGCTGCACGAGCGGCTGGACTTCGCGATGATCTTCGTCTCGCACGACCTCGCGGTGGCCGCCGAGCTGGCCACCCGGGTGGCCACGATGTACGACGGCAAGATCGTCGAGATGGCCGACGTCCGCGACATCTTCTACCGCCCGCAGCACGAGTACACCAAGAGCCTGATCAACGCCGTGCCCACGGTGACCGAGGAACGCAAGGAGGTGCCGACCAATGGCTGA
- a CDS encoding ABC transporter permease: protein MTQIVDTGTMQPAQAPAPDEQGTGAFRTFVRQLMRSKTGFLGFCVFTLMVLICLIGPLLTPNDLPTNTNLIYGPASWGHPFGYDSEGRDVLIQVIDGGRAVILVGFLAALISTVIAVVFGALAAYLGGRVDSVIVTATDIVLTVPSIILLAVLAAFYRVGDSITLAVILGVLGWPGLLRAVRAQVFSLKQREYIEAAKLLDLGTGRIVIREILPNMASFILMNFVIGMTNAIYAMAGLYLLGLAPMQGDNWGIMINFAWTRGAIFFDGSLGYILGPVLSICILQLSLVTMARSFEEILNPRLRHN from the coding sequence GTGACCCAGATCGTCGACACCGGCACGATGCAGCCGGCCCAGGCGCCGGCGCCGGACGAGCAGGGCACGGGCGCGTTCCGCACCTTCGTACGCCAGTTGATGCGCAGCAAGACCGGCTTCCTCGGCTTCTGCGTGTTCACGCTGATGGTCCTGATCTGCCTGATCGGCCCGCTGCTCACCCCGAACGACCTGCCGACCAACACCAACCTCATCTACGGCCCGGCGAGCTGGGGTCACCCGTTCGGCTACGACTCCGAGGGCCGGGACGTGCTGATCCAGGTCATCGACGGCGGCAGGGCGGTCATCCTGGTCGGCTTCCTGGCCGCGCTGATCTCCACCGTGATCGCGGTGGTGTTCGGCGCGCTGGCCGCCTACCTCGGCGGGCGGGTCGACTCGGTCATCGTGACGGCCACCGACATCGTGCTGACGGTGCCGAGCATCATCCTGCTCGCGGTGCTCGCGGCGTTCTACCGCGTGGGCGACTCGATCACGCTGGCCGTCATCCTCGGCGTTCTCGGCTGGCCCGGACTGCTGCGCGCCGTTCGCGCCCAGGTGTTCTCGCTCAAGCAGCGGGAGTACATCGAGGCGGCGAAGCTGCTCGACCTCGGCACCGGCCGGATCGTGATCCGGGAGATCCTGCCCAACATGGCGAGCTTCATCCTGATGAACTTCGTCATCGGCATGACCAACGCCATCTACGCGATGGCCGGTCTGTACCTCCTCGGCCTGGCGCCCATGCAGGGCGACAACTGGGGCATCATGATCAACTTCGCCTGGACCCGCGGCGCCATCTTCTTCGACGGCAGCCTCGGCTACATCCTCGGTCCGGTGCTGTCGATCTGCATCCTCCAGCTCTCGCTCGTGACGATGGCGAGGTCGTTCGAGGAAATTCTGAACCCCCGACTGCGGCACAACTAG
- a CDS encoding ABC transporter permease, translating to MAATESLDTDEPEKGSKPAGRTSSTTRYVVGRVVKAFLTIYVVATAIFFLVRLLPGNPVDVYINQQIAQYGMSYQEASNAAAGLFSFDPNESKFMQYLHYLGGLVQGDLGTSLLSPGSSVTSQIGAYLPWTLFSVGIALIISFVLGIGIGMAMAYRRGGIFDHAMTLVASITHSIPNFLLAMMIIVFFGVQLEWLPIANMRGAYSPGVHPEFSLYFLSDAFYHAALPMFVYVLTSLGGWMLVMKSSTVETLGEDYVTVARARGLTDRRIQVQYVGRNAMLPLFTSFVLSLGFVVGGSILVEQVTQYQGIGFLLYEAVQRRDYPVLQGILLIVTISVVLANLVADLLYSRVDPRIRITSKEG from the coding sequence GTGGCTGCGACCGAAAGCCTGGACACGGACGAGCCGGAGAAGGGCTCGAAACCGGCCGGCCGGACATCGTCCACGACCAGATACGTCGTGGGCCGGGTCGTCAAGGCGTTCCTGACGATCTACGTGGTCGCGACCGCCATCTTCTTCCTGGTGCGGCTGCTGCCGGGCAACCCGGTGGACGTCTACATCAACCAGCAGATCGCGCAGTACGGCATGAGCTACCAGGAGGCCTCCAACGCGGCGGCCGGCCTGTTCTCCTTCGACCCGAACGAGTCGAAGTTCATGCAGTACCTCCACTACCTCGGCGGTCTGGTCCAGGGCGACCTCGGCACCTCGCTGCTCTCGCCGGGCTCGTCGGTGACCTCCCAGATCGGCGCCTACCTCCCGTGGACGTTGTTCAGCGTGGGCATCGCGCTGATCATCAGCTTCGTGCTCGGCATCGGCATCGGCATGGCGATGGCCTACCGTCGCGGCGGGATCTTCGACCACGCGATGACGCTGGTCGCCTCGATCACGCACTCCATCCCGAACTTCCTGCTGGCGATGATGATCATCGTCTTCTTCGGCGTCCAGCTGGAGTGGCTGCCGATCGCGAACATGCGCGGCGCCTACTCGCCGGGCGTCCACCCGGAGTTCAGCCTGTACTTCCTGTCCGACGCCTTCTACCACGCCGCTCTGCCGATGTTCGTGTACGTGCTCACCTCGCTCGGCGGCTGGATGCTGGTGATGAAGTCGTCGACGGTGGAGACCCTCGGCGAGGACTACGTGACGGTCGCCCGGGCGCGGGGGCTCACCGACCGCCGGATCCAGGTGCAGTACGTCGGCCGCAACGCGATGCTGCCGCTGTTCACCAGCTTCGTCCTCTCCCTCGGCTTCGTCGTCGGCGGCTCGATCCTGGTCGAGCAGGTGACGCAGTACCAAGGCATCGGCTTCCTGCTCTACGAGGCGGTCCAGCGTCGTGACTACCCCGTCCTGCAGGGCATTCTGCTGATCGTCACCATCTCCGTGGTGCTGGCCAACCTCGTGGCCGACCTGCTCTACAGCCGGGTCGACCCGCGGATCCGCATCACCAGCAAGGAGGGCTGA
- a CDS encoding inositol monophosphatase family protein, with protein MSTGPVDAGGHAAGEGADPAALLDLATRTAREAGELLRARRLTDEVSVAHTKSTPTDIVTAMDTASEALIRDRLRAERPDDTILGEEGGSIPGQVPGQSGVRWLVDPLDGTVNYLYGLPAYAVSIAAEVAGEVVAGAVFCPPAGEMWTAVRGAGAWLNDDPVRANEVPELDRALVGTGFWYDSGLRARQAELLRHVLPLVRDVRRIGSAALDLCSVACGRLDAYFETGLHPWDWSAGLLVAREAGARVGGLPGEPASRRLAIAAAPGVFDELRSLVVAHGAGVVDSPVVDTAPVSHGRVDS; from the coding sequence GTGAGCACGGGACCGGTCGATGCGGGCGGGCACGCCGCCGGAGAGGGTGCCGATCCGGCGGCGTTGCTCGACCTCGCGACCCGGACGGCGCGCGAGGCGGGCGAGCTGCTGCGCGCGCGGCGGCTGACCGACGAGGTGAGTGTCGCGCACACCAAGTCGACGCCGACCGACATCGTGACCGCGATGGACACCGCGTCGGAGGCGCTGATCCGCGACCGGCTTCGGGCGGAGCGCCCGGACGACACGATCCTCGGCGAGGAGGGCGGCAGTATCCCTGGCCAAGTCCCTGGCCAATCCGGGGTCAGGTGGCTGGTCGACCCGCTCGACGGCACGGTCAACTATTTGTATGGCCTGCCGGCGTACGCCGTCAGCATCGCCGCGGAGGTGGCCGGTGAGGTGGTGGCCGGTGCCGTGTTCTGTCCGCCGGCGGGGGAGATGTGGACGGCGGTGCGGGGCGCGGGCGCCTGGCTGAACGACGACCCGGTACGGGCCAACGAGGTGCCCGAGCTCGACCGTGCGCTGGTGGGCACCGGCTTCTGGTACGACTCCGGTCTGCGCGCCCGGCAGGCCGAGCTGCTGAGGCACGTCCTGCCCCTGGTGCGTGACGTCCGCCGGATCGGTTCCGCGGCGCTGGACCTGTGCTCGGTGGCCTGCGGCCGGCTCGACGCCTACTTCGAGACCGGCCTGCATCCGTGGGACTGGTCGGCCGGCCTGCTGGTGGCGCGGGAGGCCGGCGCCCGGGTCGGCGGCCTGCCCGGAGAGCCGGCGAGCCGCCGGCTGGCGATCGCCGCGGCCCCGGGTGTCTTCGACGAACTCCGGTCGCTGGTGGTGGCTCACGGGGCCGGCGTCGTGGACAGCCCGGTGGTGGACACCGCCCCCGTGAGTCACGGCCGGGTCGACTCCTAG